One genomic region from Carettochelys insculpta isolate YL-2023 chromosome 4, ASM3395843v1, whole genome shotgun sequence encodes:
- the ZNF330 gene encoding zinc finger protein 330, translated as MPKKKTGARKKAENRREREKQIRASRGNIDLAKHPCNASMECDKCQRRQKNRAFCYFCSSVQKLPICAHCGKTKCMMKSSDCVIKHAGVYSTGLAMVGAICDFCEAWVCHGRKCLSTHACTCPLADAECIECERGVWDHGGRIFSCSFCHNFLCEDDQFEHQASCQVLEAETFKCVSCNRLGQHSCLRCKACFCDDHARSKVFKQEKGKEPPCPKCGHETQATKDLSMSTRSLKFGRQTGGEEADGASGYDAYWKNLSSSKDGDAGDHDDEYEEDEVEDDDEEENEERGKDSETETTDLFSNLNLGRTYASGYAHYEEPED; from the exons ATGCCTAAAAAGAAGACAGGTGCACGCAAGAAAGCTGAGAATCGTCGAGAACGTGAAAAACAGATAAGAGCATCAAGGGGCAACATAGATTTAGCTAAACATCCTTGTAATGCTTCAATG GAATGTGATAAATGCCAAAG ACGACAGAAGAATAGAGCCTTCTGCTACTTTTGTAGTTCTGTTCAGAAATTACCGATTTGTGCACACTGTG gaaaaacaaaatgtATGATGAAGTCTTCAGACTGTGTTATAAAACATGCTGGTGTGTATAGTACTGGCCTTGCAATGGTG GGTGCAATCTGTGATTTCTGTGAGGCTTGGGTCTGCCACGGTAGGAAGTGTCTCAGCACACATGCTTGTACCTGCCCTCTTGCAGATGCAGAATGCATTGAATGTGAAAGAGGTGTCTGGGATCATG GAGGCAGAATATTCAGCTGCTCTTTCTGTCATAATTTCCTCTGTGAAGATGATCAGTTTGAACATCAAGCCAGCTGCCAAGTTTTAGAGGCAGAAACATTTAAAT GTGTTTCCTGTAATCGGCTTGGGCAGCATTCATGCTTGCGTTGTAAG GCTTGTTTCTGTGATGATCACGCCCGAAGCAAGGTTTTTAAgcaagaaaagggaaaagaacCTCCTTGTCCTAAATGTGGGCATGAAACTCAGGCGACAAAGGATCTGAGCATGTCAA CCCGCTCTCTGAAGTTTGGCCGGCAAACAGGAGGTGAAGAGGCAGATGGAGCTTCTGGCTATGATGCCTATTGGAAGAACCTGTCATCCAGCAAGGATGGAGATGCAGGTGACCATGACGACGAATATGAAGAGGATGAAGTagaggatgatgatgaagaggaaaatgaggagagggggaaggattCGGAAACAGAGACCACAGATTTATTCAGTAACTTGAATTTAGGAAGGACCTATGCTAGTGGCTATGCCCACTATGAGGAACCTGAAGACTAA